From the genome of Toxoplasma gondii ME49 chromosome XII, whole genome shotgun sequence:
CGGGCGCAGCGGCGGCCCGTTGTGGCAATTCACGGGAGATATTCCTAGAAACTTTTTGAGCTGTCCATAGGGCTGGATAGGATGAGGCGCAGGCGGAACAGGAACAGCGGACAGACACGCTGACAAGGCGGCTGAAGCCTCGAAACCAGACGGCAACGGCCGAACCGCAGGAGGTCGAGAGGGCTGCCCCACGCTCGAGAGGCCCCCGGGGAGAAAAGGGACTCCACGGTGAGGAAGGTTTCGTGACGCTTCCTCTGGAGATGAGCAATATTGCATCTGCTGAGAGAAAGGTTCAGGAGGCACGTAGCGACTGCCAGAACCAGCCAAATTCCTCACGGGCCGTGTCGGGTTGGGTGCACACGGATGACCGCAGCTGCCCACCCACCGTGTTTGCAGAAAGACACTCGAGGGTTCTGGGGTTTGAGATGGAACGGAGGGATACGCCACGGAAGTCTGAGCCGCAGGGGGTGCTCCACCCTTCCCCACATGGGGCGCCATCGCCAGGAGGGCCGCCACCAAGGTGGTCCACGCATTTGAATTGGAACTGTTCGTCTCTTGTGCAAGACCTGGGACTCTGCGAGATTGGTCTGGAATATCTCCTGGAGCTCCAGAGTGGCTAGAAGTGAAGAAAGCAACTGGACTTTTCTGGGTAGTAGAAGGGCCACTCACTGGCGGCACGTTGCCAGGTGgggagagaagtcgagacaCTGCCACCAGGGCCGCCAAAGCCGCGGCACCCTGATTCTCCCCCCTGACTCCGGCCACCGCTGTCGGCAAACCTGGAAACAGTGTGTTGTTCATCCCGGCGCCGGACGTGCCACGGTGGCTGATACCGTTGCATGACACTTTCGCACTGGTGGTCCCAGTTGCGGAAGCTTCGTTCCTGAATTCGCGAAGCAACCACTCGTCGCGGTATTGCCCCTGGGAAGACACCAAAGGAGCAGCCATGGAGTCTTGGAGGAACTTTGCCAAGTCAATACCACCAGTGCCTCCCACGGAACTGCCTCGTGAAGAATGCGGAGCATTCGCTCCATGAGTCAGAAACTTTTCACGAGCAGACAGTGACGGTGTATCGGAGGACAGCGAGGAGGCTGCTTCCAGGTTTCCGACACCCGCCAGCGGTGACGAAGCTCCAAACTGGGTGCCGTGCTGCGTAGAAGACCCCAGGAGAAGAGTGGGAATGAAGGGCGCTGCCCCAGGATTCAGAGAGCTGGAATTCAGGCTCTGCCGAGAGTCGCTACTGCTTGACCGCGACGCCGTCTCCTTTGCGAAACTTTTTTCCGGAtgagacgcagacacgccATCCGCTGCCCTAAGCGACTCGTCAGACACGAGGgcgctctcctctcgagGCCCTACTACAATATGTACGGGCGTCGCATCCAGTCCAGAAAGCGGAAGGATTTCCCTTCCTCGACTCAAGGTCACTTTGTATGTCAGGAGTCCGGCCTTGGGCACGGTCGTTTGCTTCTCGTTTTGCTGGCCGCACACAGAGCCACATCTTCGTGATTGGCCCTCCCTTGTCTTAGTCTCTTTCCAAGCACTGGCTCTCATCTTCGGCTCCTGGGGTCGAAGCTGATGCAGACTCGACGATCGCGACGTGTCACTTTCCACATTCAGAGGGACTTTCCTCAGAGCTGTGTTTGTCACATGAAAAGCGCCAGGTTCACATGGCCCTCGACCGTGTATCTCAACCACGCAGACTgtcggtttctctctttcagtGGCCAAACCGGCATGGCCACCTGCAGGAGGCTGTGAATGCCCGTGATGGTGAATCCCAACTCCCACACGCGGCTTCAGATGCGTGCCTCTGTGGAATTTTTCGCTCGCGATGTTGTGAGACTGACTGGGCAAAGGCTCGTCCTCCGGTTCCCCTTTTTTCCAAGACGCAAGTCCGACCGAAGAATGCCCCTTTTCGTCTTGCCACTCTGAATTCGCTTCCCTGGggctttttctgtttgtcttGTTCAAAGACTGCAGCGCTTGTATCGCAGAGGTCACCACGTGTGCCGCTGCTGATTCGCGGCAATCGTGTCCTGACGCCTCGCTGCTCGTACTAATGCTGCCGCGGCTGGTGTCTTGAAGGCGGTCTTCGCTGTGGGTGCTTGCCTCATCAGGACCACCCCGAAGCTCCTCTGCT
Proteins encoded in this window:
- a CDS encoding zinc finger protein ZFP1 (encoded by transcript TGME49_218362); translation: MEHRVKRSNRPRSKAGTACVSAPSGRPIPSAQQSNLVREIFWKTQLCPKLHSTGVCPRKDHCSFAHSQEELRTPPDLRCTKWCRRVFRGQICEDPGCPYAHSKEDLRCNGHQLLTFKTAMCKFHAKGVCLSGASCRFAHTAEELRGGPDEASTHSEDRLQDTSRGSISTSSEASGHDCRESAAAHVVTSAIQALQSLNKTNRKSPREANSEWQDEKGHSSVGLASWKKGEPEDEPLPSQSHNIASEKFHRGTHLKPRVGVGIHHHGHSQPPAGGHAGLATEREKPTVCVVEIHGRGPCEPGAFHVTNTALRKVPLNVESDTSRSSSLHQLRPQEPKMRASAWKETKTREGQSRRCGSVCGQQNEKQTTVPKAGLLTYKVTLSRGREILPLSGLDATPVHIVVGPREESALVSDESLRAADGVSASHPEKSFAKETASRSSSSDSRQSLNSSSLNPGAAPFIPTLLLGSSTQHGTQFGASSPLAGVGNLEAASSLSSDTPSLSAREKFLTHGANAPHSSRGSSVGGTGGIDLAKFLQDSMAAPLVSSQGQYRDEWLLREFRNEASATGTTSAKVSCNGISHRGTSGAGMNNTLFPGLPTAVAGVRGENQGAAALAALVAVSRLLSPPGNVPPVSGPSTTQKSPVAFFTSSHSGAPGDIPDQSRRVPGLAQETNSSNSNAWTTLVAALLAMAPHVGKGGAPPAAQTSVAYPSVPSQTPEPSSVFLQTRWVGSCGHPCAPNPTRPVRNLAGSGSRYVPPEPFSQQMQYCSSPEEASRNLPHRGVPFLPGGLSSVGQPSRPPAVRPLPSGFEASAALSACLSAVPVPPAPHPIQPYGQLKKFLGISPVNCHNGPPLRPHPSSSFPDPLAFANRHGSLSRHQEALFPAAVDSQSYDGACLRGRTDAGWCDAFSASSFSEALRAASPSRQTEHVKGPSAPLVRPTGDSEGNGLAVAQRGQNANHAVTASAFIDVPTSAVFLNDSQRTANQREAQAYHGRMTLSTDDGLGKEDLDVPSPFLTVTTEPGASLGSRGSFAAHEDLLSSVSGVDLEADASKGVLLFGDEREANSEIWANL